One segment of bacterium DNA contains the following:
- a CDS encoding PD-(D/E)XK motif protein, protein MEISLESTWDSLSKQAERRTGWHCQRVMPDAPVAIYAAVHMPGDARALIIEAPSSAVPAAIRYPVAKGLSIFPSYVMAKATVQITIELVDNSYSDIFGVLGEDLVKVVAETFDAKSAVQQLISRLKRWQLLLQSFQPKGLSENQQIGLFGELWFLSKHLLPSMLPLDAIRAWTAPYGSNQDFQIGACALEVKTTTVTLATVHISNIRQLDGAGLASLILIHISTELRSGSGETLNQVIDAIRTTLAENDPSAGQLFDEGLLAAGYLDSQSERYAGRGYHVRNHTFFMVTDGFPRLVENHLPFGIEDVAYTLDLKAGHDYIMSDEDAQREIHRAGHANR, encoded by the coding sequence ATGGAGATCAGTCTCGAATCGACATGGGATAGTCTCTCCAAACAAGCAGAACGTAGAACCGGATGGCATTGCCAGCGTGTTATGCCCGACGCACCTGTAGCCATCTATGCAGCGGTGCATATGCCAGGGGACGCTCGGGCATTGATTATAGAGGCGCCGTCATCAGCTGTACCAGCAGCTATCAGGTATCCCGTTGCCAAGGGGTTGAGTATCTTTCCTTCGTACGTCATGGCTAAGGCCACAGTACAGATTACAATCGAGTTGGTGGACAATAGCTACTCAGATATATTCGGTGTTCTGGGAGAGGATCTTGTGAAGGTGGTGGCCGAGACTTTTGACGCGAAGTCTGCTGTACAGCAATTGATTTCGCGCCTAAAGAGATGGCAGTTGCTTCTACAGTCATTTCAGCCCAAGGGGCTCTCTGAGAACCAACAAATTGGTCTGTTTGGCGAGTTGTGGTTCCTATCCAAGCATCTACTTCCGTCAATGCTGCCCCTTGATGCCATTCGAGCATGGACTGCCCCTTATGGATCAAATCAGGACTTTCAAATAGGTGCATGCGCCTTAGAGGTCAAGACTACTACGGTCACGCTCGCAACGGTTCACATTAGCAATATAAGACAACTCGACGGCGCAGGGTTAGCATCCCTGATTTTGATCCACATCTCAACAGAGTTGCGGAGTGGCAGTGGCGAGACGCTGAATCAGGTCATAGACGCTATTCGCACAACACTGGCTGAAAATGACCCATCGGCTGGCCAGCTATTTGACGAGGGCTTACTGGCGGCAGGGTACTTAGACTCTCAATCCGAGAGATATGCCGGTAGGGGGTATCATGTCCGCAATCATACCTTCTTTATGGTCACCGATGGTTTTCCGCGGTTAGTCGAGAACCACTTGCCTTTTGGAATAGAAGACGTCGCATATACACTTGACTTGAAAGCAGGGCACGATTACATAATGAGTGATGAGGACGCGCAAAGGGAAATCCATAGGGCCGGCCATGCCAACCGATAG
- a CDS encoding Z1 domain-containing protein, with translation MSQDSAFETAFAVAGNLIRYVRDQNGEAITRDVIEREVSGVLGMRPEWTELDRARLIAELETVFRFWIGDATTLQDNRDHVRWLDRRAQEINWRFWSRYRSFLQERGWADATIDKLDSMCTDILGLLEDPQRENAWDRRGMVVGRIQSGKTANYIGLINKAVDAGYKLIVVLAGVHNSLRSQTQIRLDEGFLGYDSIDQLGTHGRHTVGVGRIAQFIPSPDTITTRADNGDFKTDVAQNFHISPGLNPLLFVVKKNGSVLRNLLNWVEWSAHGGDAGQRAIVRGIPLLLIDDEADYGSIDTSELRFESNGQPDLDHDPTVINQRIRRLLYAFEKSAYVGYTATPFANIFIHERAATREEGDDLFPRSFIMNLPAPSNYTGPRELFGLGSVGQEEFQPLPVIREIADAWTDDVDEIDGWMPPRHSAGHVPTIDGRPELPPSLRRALLSFILSCAARNARGQMHRHKSMLIHVTRFVDVQRRVYDQVVETLQTYRTRFQRETTESVGTLREELEDMWIRDFVPTIEAIEDAYCAPITWQEVVQHVMEVLLAVEVRQINGTSRDVLDYTLPDARTIIAIGGDKLSRGLTLEGLSVSYFLRASRMYDTLMQMGRWFGYRHGYIDICRLFTTEELANWFQHIAEAEEELREEFDHMAAVGATPLEYGLRVRSHPSLLVTSRVKMRHGTELEYTCHGRLIQTLRYHRIGPENALNYSAMQELLNGARQDGAIQVVSPVRQWPDGRREEWRNSIRLSNVSPMRVIEFLRSYRSHPEDFHIRTTLLTQYITNEISAEKLASWDVLIRSGDGTTEHVCAPARLHTVKRDWRSGLSDEQKADLGYFWTRSTLTPRDERIDLTDDEYRRAGILTGEEVRMQRSTSRGLLIIYPLDPTIIAPESENPVVGFALSFPNDTESQPLRYVVNNVFEQTQEL, from the coding sequence ATGTCTCAAGACTCCGCATTTGAAACGGCGTTTGCCGTCGCTGGAAATCTAATTCGGTATGTTCGCGACCAGAATGGTGAGGCTATTACGCGTGATGTAATTGAGAGAGAGGTCAGCGGAGTCTTGGGAATGCGACCCGAGTGGACAGAATTGGATCGCGCCAGACTAATAGCAGAACTTGAAACCGTGTTCCGTTTTTGGATCGGCGACGCTACGACACTCCAGGATAACCGCGATCACGTGCGGTGGCTTGATCGACGTGCTCAGGAAATCAATTGGCGCTTCTGGTCACGATACCGAAGTTTTCTTCAGGAGCGGGGATGGGCCGACGCCACCATTGACAAGTTGGACAGTATGTGCACGGACATTCTCGGGTTACTGGAGGATCCGCAACGCGAAAATGCCTGGGACCGTAGAGGAATGGTAGTGGGCAGAATTCAATCTGGCAAAACCGCCAACTACATCGGCTTGATCAATAAAGCGGTAGACGCCGGCTATAAGTTGATAGTCGTACTTGCTGGCGTTCACAATAGTCTTAGGAGCCAAACACAAATTCGACTTGATGAAGGATTCCTGGGGTATGACAGCATTGACCAGCTCGGAACTCACGGTCGGCATACTGTCGGCGTAGGCCGCATTGCTCAATTCATTCCAAGCCCAGATACTATCACGACCAGAGCCGATAATGGAGATTTCAAGACTGATGTAGCGCAGAACTTTCATATTTCGCCTGGCTTGAATCCGTTGCTTTTTGTCGTGAAGAAGAACGGAAGTGTTCTGCGAAATCTTCTGAACTGGGTAGAATGGTCTGCACACGGCGGCGACGCGGGGCAACGCGCTATAGTGCGAGGTATCCCGTTGCTCTTGATCGATGACGAGGCCGACTACGGATCGATAGACACCTCAGAGCTGAGATTTGAGTCGAACGGTCAGCCGGATCTAGACCATGACCCAACTGTAATCAACCAGAGAATACGTAGATTACTTTATGCGTTTGAAAAGAGTGCCTATGTAGGGTATACAGCGACACCGTTTGCCAACATATTCATCCATGAAAGAGCCGCGACGCGTGAAGAAGGCGATGATCTCTTCCCGCGCAGCTTCATTATGAATCTACCGGCACCATCTAATTACACAGGACCGCGCGAGCTTTTTGGACTAGGGTCAGTCGGCCAGGAAGAGTTCCAACCACTACCGGTTATCAGGGAAATAGCCGACGCTTGGACCGATGACGTGGACGAAATCGACGGCTGGATGCCGCCCCGGCACAGCGCTGGACATGTTCCGACTATCGATGGTCGCCCTGAATTGCCGCCTTCCTTGCGCCGTGCACTTCTGTCGTTCATCCTATCTTGTGCAGCGAGAAATGCGCGCGGTCAGATGCACCGACACAAGTCGATGCTCATTCATGTCACACGCTTCGTCGATGTTCAACGAAGAGTGTATGATCAGGTTGTCGAGACTCTTCAGACTTATCGCACTCGCTTTCAGCGCGAGACAACCGAGTCAGTTGGTACGCTGAGAGAAGAGCTTGAGGACATGTGGATACGCGATTTTGTTCCCACAATCGAGGCGATTGAAGATGCTTACTGTGCCCCAATTACTTGGCAGGAGGTGGTCCAACACGTAATGGAGGTGCTGCTAGCAGTCGAGGTAAGACAAATAAACGGTACGAGCCGGGATGTTCTCGACTACACACTGCCCGATGCTCGAACGATCATCGCGATAGGAGGAGATAAACTGTCGCGCGGACTGACTCTTGAAGGTCTGAGTGTAAGTTACTTCCTTCGCGCGTCACGGATGTACGACACGCTGATGCAGATGGGGCGTTGGTTTGGATATAGACACGGGTACATTGATATTTGCCGCCTATTTACAACCGAAGAGTTGGCCAACTGGTTTCAGCACATTGCTGAGGCTGAGGAAGAGCTCCGTGAGGAATTTGACCACATGGCGGCGGTCGGGGCTACTCCACTCGAATATGGCTTGCGTGTCAGGTCGCACCCTTCGCTGCTTGTCACGTCACGTGTCAAGATGAGGCACGGAACCGAACTTGAATACACTTGCCATGGACGACTCATTCAGACACTTCGATATCATAGAATCGGGCCAGAGAACGCGCTGAACTACAGTGCGATGCAGGAGCTATTGAATGGCGCTCGTCAGGATGGGGCAATTCAGGTGGTAAGTCCCGTACGTCAGTGGCCGGACGGACGGCGCGAGGAATGGCGCAACAGCATACGGCTTAGCAACGTGAGCCCAATGAGAGTAATTGAGTTCTTGAGATCATACAGGTCGCACCCCGAGGATTTCCACATTCGAACGACCCTGCTAACGCAATACATTACCAACGAGATCAGTGCCGAGAAGCTTGCTAGCTGGGATGTACTAATAAGATCGGGAGACGGAACTACGGAACATGTGTGCGCTCCTGCGCGATTGCACACAGTGAAGCGTGACTGGCGAAGCGGCTTGTCAGACGAGCAAAAGGCTGACCTCGGCTATTTCTGGACGCGGTCTACGCTGACACCGCGTGACGAACGTATTGACTTAACAGATGACGAGTATCGGAGAGCTGGGATTCTGACCGGCGAGGAGGTGCGAATGCAACGTTCGACATCGCGTGGGTTGCTAATAATATATCCTCTTGACCCGACGATAATCGCACCGGAATCAGAGAATCCAGTTGTCGGATTTGCCCTCAGTTTTCCGAACGACACGGAGAGTCAACCTCTACGTTATGTCGTGAACAATGTATTCGAACAGACTCAAGAGCTGTGA
- a CDS encoding ATP-binding protein: MGNPEIAEPVPPKAASMVESLRAYGYSLQTAIADIIDNSISARATRVWLEFVWREGESYIAILDDGIGMDQAELVEAMRPGTQSRSDKREPTDLGRFGLGLKTASFSQCRSCTVASKKNSTDICIRRWDLDFVSQTNTWNLLKNLRPGVEGVVDRLSNLAHGTAVVWQILDRILGQDNGLTSISRDRFWALTDEVERHLGMVFHRFLAGVSPRLKIYVNSNHSEESKEISAWDPFAINHPATDPSPVEHISGSCGTVTLQGSVLPHRDKLDDAAYELFGGPYGWFAQQGFYVYRNERLLVPGHWLGLGIGRTWVKEEHYKLARIRLDIPTSADFEWQIDVKKSTARPPSSMRPRLIQLASEIRRRAREVFVHRGAYGPRPRDESLTRLWIPQLDPARNRFKYRIDRGHPIVKAAIGTFGKRREVELLVRILEETVPVERIWLDVADGSKAPAQPFEGYDKPEIQDIMQQVFNRLLSSGTLTETQARETVSHMDAFRPYASLAERLTAKEN, encoded by the coding sequence ATGGGTAACCCCGAGATTGCCGAGCCTGTTCCGCCGAAAGCAGCCTCAATGGTTGAATCACTTCGCGCGTACGGCTATTCGTTACAAACCGCTATTGCTGACATCATTGACAATAGCATTTCTGCACGTGCGACACGTGTCTGGCTCGAATTTGTCTGGCGTGAAGGAGAATCTTACATCGCCATTTTGGACGATGGCATTGGTATGGATCAAGCTGAACTAGTGGAAGCCATGCGACCAGGAACACAGAGTCGTAGTGATAAGCGGGAACCAACAGATCTTGGCAGGTTCGGTCTCGGGCTTAAGACGGCTTCGTTCTCTCAGTGCAGAAGCTGTACTGTAGCAAGCAAGAAGAATTCAACGGACATATGCATTCGGCGATGGGACCTTGACTTTGTGAGTCAAACCAATACGTGGAATCTTCTCAAGAATCTGCGACCAGGAGTCGAGGGTGTAGTTGATCGCCTGTCGAATCTGGCGCATGGTACGGCGGTCGTATGGCAAATACTAGATCGTATTCTTGGACAAGATAACGGTCTGACATCGATTTCGAGGGACCGATTCTGGGCGTTGACAGACGAGGTAGAGCGGCATCTGGGTATGGTATTCCACCGCTTTTTGGCTGGCGTAAGTCCGCGGCTGAAGATCTACGTCAACAGTAATCATTCCGAAGAGTCAAAGGAAATTAGCGCATGGGATCCCTTTGCGATTAATCATCCAGCAACGGATCCATCACCCGTTGAACATATATCTGGATCGTGCGGCACAGTAACCCTTCAGGGCTCTGTTCTGCCGCACCGAGACAAGTTGGATGACGCAGCCTATGAGCTTTTCGGAGGACCGTACGGATGGTTTGCCCAGCAGGGTTTTTACGTCTATCGGAACGAGAGGCTTTTGGTGCCGGGACACTGGCTCGGATTAGGGATTGGCCGAACGTGGGTGAAAGAGGAGCATTATAAGCTTGCTCGAATAAGACTTGACATACCCACGTCAGCCGACTTTGAATGGCAAATAGATGTCAAGAAATCCACTGCGCGGCCCCCCAGCTCGATGCGTCCACGCTTAATACAGCTGGCAAGTGAAATTCGACGACGCGCGAGGGAGGTGTTCGTTCATCGCGGCGCATATGGACCCAGGCCTCGAGATGAATCACTCACCCGACTGTGGATTCCGCAACTGGATCCAGCTCGAAACAGATTCAAGTACCGGATTGATCGTGGCCATCCAATTGTGAAGGCCGCTATCGGCACTTTTGGGAAACGGCGTGAGGTAGAGTTGTTGGTGCGTATTCTTGAAGAGACTGTGCCTGTAGAGCGAATTTGGCTGGATGTTGCAGATGGAAGCAAAGCACCTGCGCAACCATTTGAAGGCTATGACAAACCTGAGATTCAAGATATTATGCAGCAAGTGTTCAATCGTCTCCTGTCCAGCGGCACATTGACCGAAACTCAAGCGCGCGAGACAGTCTCGCACATGGACGCCTTCCGACCATATGCATCGCTGGCTGAAAGACTAACCGCTAAAGAGAACTGA
- the dcm gene encoding DNA (cytosine-5-)-methyltransferase, with translation MMTTKTDRVLTYGELFCGPGGMACGATQVKAHSAHGRTYRIEHTWASDIDLDACKTYRRNICPEDPDSVYHSDVRKLKFTQLRSVDILAFGFPCNDFSTLGEQRGLKGNYGSLYKHAARALKYFRPMFFVAENVHGLKLLSNGDGLSAVFKEFAAAGYKLVPHLYHFEDYGVPQARHRIIIVGVRSDLKHTFKIPAPTHHKHVSCKHALEKYPIKPDTPNHERTIQSQTVIDRLSHIKPGENAWNANLPRHLKLHVKGAWISQIYRRLDSRLPSYTVTGSGGGGTHVYHWKENRALTNREKARLQTFTDKFVFEGKKDSVRRQVGMAVPPRAAKVIFRAILNTIAGVPYRSVETNLPHITPQPQKR, from the coding sequence ATGATGACAACCAAGACTGATCGAGTCCTGACGTACGGCGAACTATTCTGCGGCCCGGGTGGCATGGCCTGCGGGGCGACCCAAGTCAAGGCACATAGCGCCCACGGTAGGACGTATAGAATAGAACATACATGGGCGAGCGATATTGATCTCGATGCCTGCAAGACTTATCGCAGGAATATTTGCCCCGAAGACCCTGATAGCGTGTATCACAGCGATGTTCGGAAACTGAAGTTCACTCAGCTACGCAGCGTGGACATCCTTGCGTTTGGCTTTCCCTGCAATGACTTCAGCACTCTGGGTGAGCAACGCGGCCTGAAAGGCAATTACGGCTCTCTCTATAAGCATGCTGCTCGCGCACTCAAGTACTTTCGTCCCATGTTCTTTGTCGCTGAAAATGTGCATGGCCTCAAGCTACTGTCCAACGGCGACGGTTTATCGGCGGTGTTCAAAGAGTTTGCTGCTGCAGGCTACAAACTTGTCCCCCACCTGTACCATTTTGAAGACTACGGCGTGCCACAGGCGCGTCATCGTATCATTATTGTCGGTGTGAGATCTGATCTAAAGCATACATTCAAAATTCCGGCCCCGACTCATCACAAACATGTTTCGTGCAAGCACGCCCTTGAAAAATACCCAATCAAACCGGACACGCCGAACCACGAACGTACAATTCAATCACAGACTGTGATTGATCGGCTTAGTCACATCAAGCCAGGGGAGAATGCATGGAACGCGAATTTGCCTCGTCACCTGAAACTTCATGTTAAGGGCGCGTGGATCAGCCAGATCTACCGAAGGTTAGACTCTAGACTCCCCTCATATACGGTTACCGGAAGTGGTGGCGGCGGAACCCATGTGTACCACTGGAAAGAGAATAGGGCCCTCACCAATCGCGAGAAAGCGCGATTACAGACTTTTACTGACAAGTTTGTATTTGAAGGCAAGAAGGACAGTGTCAGAAGACAAGTCGGAATGGCTGTGCCGCCCCGTGCTGCCAAAGTGATCTTCAGGGCCATATTGAACACGATTGCAGGCGTGCCGTATCGATCTGTCGAGACGAATTTGCCACATATTACGCCACAGCCGCAAAAGAGATAG
- a CDS encoding primase-helicase family protein, whose product MKIESEDLTQPTLTQLPSKNGTRPESSVRENGFTISLSISKDKIRTKAQGETVTEYIECDLLSSDKEDIQELFTTRNYSTNVWDGPRHGVNYVGMTGVSLDFDSGMTIEEAKAAFADYNYVLHTSTSHQVDKDGFVADRFRVILPFMPNGLRFTTQADCKRVYQKLLTKYPQMDAACTDAGRQFFPFCDDKGAKFELYTNDTGCYFDVDISDMPDVFVPEAFEEREWDGHLRPRNELERILKFCPFVKWMDHHIGNPKTEMHEPLRFALISNLCWYEGGREEIHRILSRDCRPGKYYPGLVDEKIDRILEAYNPQTYELIVRLGWPGPALCKPLSPSGWGRVGTKAAREFVQIDWDDNVIVDLNGAWVVVGLEDLKADLLPVNKKMAAICPVCGAEAVVKLDTFHFANIWCEQCQKAFYEAALSPGMFTYKNKLLRVERRAGQFISMEVLEEESFRTGDEFKFAKKKLLTDPNRRFLDDGFQIRRIGSADFGKLVYEFRMQENALLFKYPAIPVRIKDNAFINNFLDPMFGQYVDFIKDWMAVFCYTNYQTLPVIVLTSERSCGKGTFANMLSAIFPTLVGQWDGVKESFNDQYKNKLLFVDENPNAEKPMQYTEIKKITGNRLLRINEKYTPAYYAPNNINIIIATNDPRPMFLKAREEPKSENTNNFFIHRVPDVNPDRIDKTLGNKLEDRIGYYVRTELKERYQRLLAEGNTNNRYTLAAPITPLARDLFASSKSTVEIEADELARYLVCGVEMPDPYGDGYSSKIKFTATEYNGAKYVQLAEIRLLISRLRFKGSSNPKAYISVLQDLGVLSFDASARSNVRHLGYKILRDQKYYDPQQPSITGTPGVSSNGNVVFG is encoded by the coding sequence ATGAAAATAGAATCAGAAGATTTAACCCAACCAACACTAACACAATTGCCGTCTAAGAACGGCACTCGTCCAGAAAGCTCAGTCCGCGAAAACGGATTCACCATTTCGCTGTCAATTTCGAAGGACAAGATTCGCACGAAGGCACAGGGAGAAACAGTCACCGAGTACATCGAGTGCGATCTGTTATCAAGCGACAAGGAAGACATTCAGGAACTCTTCACAACAAGAAACTACTCTACCAACGTTTGGGATGGCCCAAGGCATGGCGTAAACTACGTAGGCATGACCGGCGTATCGCTGGATTTTGACAGCGGCATGACTATTGAAGAAGCAAAAGCAGCATTTGCTGACTACAACTACGTTCTTCATACCAGTACTTCCCATCAAGTGGACAAAGATGGATTTGTCGCGGACAGATTTCGCGTGATTTTGCCTTTCATGCCTAACGGTCTGCGCTTCACGACGCAGGCTGACTGCAAGAGAGTCTATCAGAAGCTGCTTACAAAGTATCCGCAAATGGATGCCGCGTGCACCGACGCGGGAAGACAGTTCTTTCCTTTCTGTGATGACAAGGGCGCCAAGTTCGAGCTTTACACAAATGACACCGGTTGTTACTTCGATGTGGACATCAGCGATATGCCGGATGTCTTCGTACCAGAAGCTTTTGAAGAACGGGAATGGGACGGACATCTTCGGCCACGAAACGAGCTTGAACGCATTCTGAAGTTCTGCCCTTTCGTGAAGTGGATGGACCACCATATTGGCAATCCAAAGACAGAGATGCATGAACCACTAAGATTTGCGTTGATTTCGAATCTATGCTGGTATGAAGGCGGGCGCGAGGAGATTCATCGCATCCTCAGCCGTGATTGTAGGCCGGGGAAGTACTATCCAGGTTTGGTGGATGAGAAGATCGACCGAATTCTCGAAGCCTACAATCCCCAGACTTACGAATTGATTGTAAGGTTGGGATGGCCGGGACCGGCGCTATGCAAACCACTATCGCCTTCCGGATGGGGGCGGGTAGGCACGAAGGCCGCACGGGAATTCGTGCAGATTGACTGGGATGACAACGTGATAGTGGACTTGAACGGTGCGTGGGTCGTTGTTGGTCTGGAAGATCTGAAGGCAGACCTACTACCTGTGAACAAGAAGATGGCGGCGATCTGCCCCGTCTGTGGGGCCGAAGCTGTAGTGAAGCTCGACACGTTCCACTTTGCGAACATATGGTGCGAACAATGCCAGAAGGCATTCTATGAAGCCGCGCTTTCGCCTGGGATGTTCACTTACAAGAACAAACTCCTACGAGTAGAACGACGCGCCGGTCAGTTCATCAGCATGGAAGTCCTGGAGGAAGAATCTTTCCGTACAGGAGATGAATTCAAGTTCGCTAAGAAGAAGCTTCTGACGGATCCAAACAGAAGATTTCTGGATGATGGCTTTCAGATCCGAAGAATCGGAAGCGCGGACTTCGGGAAGCTGGTGTATGAATTCCGCATGCAGGAAAACGCATTACTGTTCAAATACCCAGCCATTCCGGTCAGAATCAAAGACAACGCCTTCATCAACAACTTTCTTGACCCGATGTTCGGCCAGTATGTAGACTTCATCAAGGACTGGATGGCGGTGTTCTGCTACACAAACTATCAGACCCTTCCGGTGATCGTACTTACCAGCGAACGCAGTTGCGGAAAGGGCACTTTTGCTAACATGCTATCGGCGATCTTTCCGACATTGGTCGGACAGTGGGACGGTGTGAAAGAGTCATTCAACGATCAGTACAAGAACAAGCTGCTGTTCGTGGACGAAAACCCGAACGCCGAGAAACCTATGCAGTACACGGAAATCAAGAAGATCACGGGCAACCGCCTGCTGCGTATAAACGAGAAGTATACACCGGCCTATTATGCCCCCAATAACATCAATATTATTATTGCAACTAATGATCCACGGCCCATGTTCTTGAAGGCCAGGGAAGAACCGAAATCTGAAAACACTAACAACTTCTTTATTCACCGCGTGCCGGATGTTAATCCGGACAGGATTGACAAGACCCTGGGCAACAAATTGGAGGACCGAATCGGCTACTATGTCCGAACCGAACTGAAGGAGCGTTACCAGAGGCTCCTGGCGGAAGGCAATACGAATAACCGTTACACTCTGGCAGCACCAATCACTCCGCTTGCACGTGATCTGTTCGCTTCAAGCAAATCAACGGTTGAAATCGAAGCAGATGAACTTGCGCGCTATCTTGTGTGCGGCGTGGAAATGCCAGATCCCTATGGAGACGGTTATTCTTCGAAGATCAAGTTCACGGCAACCGAGTACAACGGCGCCAAGTACGTGCAGCTTGCAGAGATCAGACTGCTGATCTCCCGGCTACGCTTCAAGGGAAGCTCGAATCCGAAGGCATACATCAGTGTTCTGCAGGATTTGGGCGTGCTATCATTTGACGCATCGGCACGCAGCAACGTACGACATCTTGGCTACAAGATTCTGCGTGATCAAAAGTACTATGATCCACAGCAGCCTTCAATCACCGGCACGCCAGGCGTCAGCAGCAATGGAAATGTGGTTTTCGGGTGA